A window of Mucilaginibacter paludis DSM 18603 contains these coding sequences:
- a CDS encoding ABC transporter substrate-binding protein: protein MISVRSHRLQSSGNKWIVFALAGFILGACSPKIRPTERPVPKTPEAKVPPAVKVIPKAVPVHTPVVSLILPFELDKIDFTSTANRNNLSKADLAVDYYQGFKLALDSLAAKGANFKLQVYDSNGDGSQGHSLAGNPKVRNSDIIVGPVFPEGMKAFMASLSGINKPIISPLSPASPLEFKNSNLVTIIPPLEYHAWRVAQYIKQEMDPVKVFVLRSGFSDENKYLIPFRKAIDSLSKKRIRVIYLTVSKGNLDALLPQLSTTSENIFVVPATDQAFLTVTLAALDKLNQTYPVTLFGHPNWLKASYLQASLLQRLKTHITSSDRVDYRAVETNKFIKAYRKAFHLEPGEYAIKGFDEGYYLGSLLSANNDLFKQLDKSGYEGLHNQFTFVKTANAGWVNTHVSIYQYQNFELKPIE from the coding sequence ATGATATCAGTTCGAAGCCACCGGCTACAATCGAGTGGGAATAAATGGATCGTATTTGCTTTGGCAGGTTTTATTTTAGGTGCATGTTCACCTAAAATAAGGCCTACCGAAAGGCCCGTGCCAAAAACGCCGGAAGCTAAAGTCCCGCCCGCTGTTAAGGTTATACCTAAAGCGGTGCCGGTGCATACGCCGGTTGTATCGCTCATATTGCCGTTTGAACTGGATAAGATCGATTTTACCTCAACCGCAAATCGCAATAATTTAAGTAAGGCCGACCTGGCGGTAGATTATTACCAGGGTTTTAAGCTCGCGCTCGATTCGTTAGCCGCCAAGGGTGCTAACTTTAAGTTGCAGGTTTACGATTCAAATGGCGACGGCTCGCAAGGGCATAGCCTGGCCGGCAACCCTAAGGTACGTAACAGCGATATTATTGTTGGCCCGGTGTTTCCCGAAGGGATGAAGGCTTTTATGGCCTCTTTATCCGGCATTAACAAGCCTATCATATCGCCGCTTTCGCCGGCGTCTCCGCTTGAGTTTAAAAATAGTAACCTGGTTACCATAATCCCTCCACTGGAATATCATGCCTGGCGTGTGGCCCAATATATTAAACAGGAAATGGACCCTGTTAAGGTATTTGTTTTACGATCCGGCTTCAGCGACGAGAATAAATATCTTATTCCTTTCCGCAAGGCTATTGATAGTTTAAGCAAAAAACGCATCCGGGTAATTTATTTAACGGTAAGCAAAGGCAACCTGGATGCCTTGTTGCCGCAGCTCTCTACCACTTCCGAAAATATTTTTGTTGTTCCGGCTACCGATCAGGCTTTTTTAACAGTAACGCTCGCCGCGCTCGATAAACTCAATCAAACTTACCCGGTTACCTTATTTGGCCATCCTAACTGGCTGAAGGCTTCGTATTTGCAGGCCAGCTTATTGCAAAGGTTAAAAACGCACATCACCTCCTCGGATAGGGTTGATTACCGGGCTGTTGAAACCAACAAGTTTATCAAAGCCTATCGTAAGGCCTTTCATTTAGAGCCGGGCGAATACGCCATTAAGGGCTTTGACGAGGGATATTATTTAGGTAGCCTACTCAGTGCAAATAACGATCTGTTTAAACAATTGGATAAATCGGGTTACGAAGGTTTGCATAATCAGTTTACCTTTGTTAAAACCGCTAATGCCGGTTGGGTAAATACGCATGTCAGCATTTATCAATACCAAAACTTCGAGTTAAAACCAATAGAATGA
- a CDS encoding amino acid permease, whose protein sequence is MKLFIKKPIQQLLAAAVEGEKTLKRTLGLGSLIALGIGAIIGAGIFVRTAAAAGEHAGPAVTISFIIAASGCALAGLCYAEFASMIPIAGSAYTYSYATMGELIAWIIGWDLVLEYALGAATVAIGWAQYFNEFLETFFGVHIPFALTHSPFEISKTTTGMYAGELGAHGIINLPAIFIILMLTLLLIRGTAESAAVNNVIVIIKVAIVLMIIGCGWSFINPANHTPYMIPENAGTVVTNSGTVNYADTFNHGWLGVLRGASVVFFAFIGFDAVSTAAQEAKNPQKDMPKGILISLVICTALYILFSHVLTGLAPFRDFLVQGKEASVTYAIKNFMPGYGWLAKLVTVAILAGFSSVILVMLLGQTRVFYTMSTDGLIPPVFSKLHPKYRTPYKSQWLFFVFVSLFAGFIPDSVVGDMVSIGTLFAFVLVCLGIFILRRTDPNITRPFKTPFYYIVCPLGALICLGMIASEGLENWLRLIGWLLLGFIVYFGYSIKNSHVRRGVTELPSDPPNPKFIE, encoded by the coding sequence ATGAAATTATTTATTAAGAAACCTATTCAACAATTGCTCGCTGCCGCAGTAGAGGGCGAGAAAACATTAAAACGAACCCTGGGGCTTGGATCGCTCATTGCTTTGGGTATCGGAGCTATTATAGGGGCCGGTATATTTGTACGTACAGCCGCTGCCGCTGGCGAACACGCGGGGCCCGCAGTTACCATATCATTTATTATAGCCGCATCAGGTTGCGCGCTTGCAGGTTTATGCTATGCCGAATTTGCCAGTATGATCCCCATTGCCGGATCAGCTTATACTTATTCCTACGCTACCATGGGCGAATTAATAGCCTGGATTATTGGCTGGGATTTAGTATTGGAATATGCCTTAGGAGCAGCTACAGTAGCGATTGGATGGGCGCAATATTTTAACGAATTTTTAGAGACGTTTTTTGGGGTACATATACCTTTCGCGCTCACACACTCCCCTTTTGAAATATCAAAAACAACAACCGGGATGTATGCTGGCGAACTGGGCGCGCATGGCATCATCAACCTACCGGCCATTTTTATTATATTGATGTTAACCTTATTGCTTATCCGCGGAACGGCAGAATCAGCAGCGGTTAACAACGTTATCGTAATTATAAAAGTTGCCATCGTATTAATGATTATCGGTTGCGGATGGAGCTTTATCAATCCTGCAAACCACACCCCTTATATGATACCCGAAAACGCCGGTACCGTAGTAACCAACTCTGGAACGGTTAATTATGCCGATACATTTAACCATGGCTGGCTCGGGGTTTTACGAGGGGCGAGCGTGGTATTTTTTGCTTTTATAGGTTTTGATGCCGTATCAACCGCAGCACAAGAAGCCAAAAATCCGCAGAAAGACATGCCTAAAGGTATATTAATATCATTGGTGATCTGTACCGCCTTATACATCTTATTCTCGCACGTGTTAACCGGCCTGGCTCCTTTCAGAGACTTTTTAGTGCAAGGTAAAGAAGCATCTGTTACTTATGCCATCAAAAACTTTATGCCTGGTTATGGCTGGTTGGCTAAATTGGTAACCGTAGCTATTTTGGCTGGTTTTTCATCTGTTATTTTAGTAATGCTTTTAGGCCAAACACGTGTATTCTATACCATGAGTACAGACGGTTTGATTCCCCCCGTATTTTCTAAATTGCACCCTAAATACCGTACGCCTTATAAATCGCAATGGTTGTTTTTTGTATTCGTATCCTTATTTGCCGGGTTTATACCTGATAGCGTAGTTGGCGATATGGTAAGCATAGGTACACTATTCGCTTTTGTGTTGGTGTGTTTAGGCATATTTATTTTAAGAAGAACCGACCCTAATATTACCCGCCCATTCAAAACGCCTTTTTATTATATTGTTTGCCCTTTAGGCGCACTCATTTGCTTAGGCATGATTGCCAGCGAAGGCTTAGAGAACTGGTTGCGTTTAATAGGTTGGCTATTGTTAGGTTTTATAGTGTACTTTGGGTACAGTATTAAAAACTCGCATGTGAGGCGTGGAGTAACAGAGCTTCCGAGCGATCCACCAAATCCGAAATTTATCGAATAA
- a CDS encoding RsmB/NOP family class I SAM-dependent RNA methyltransferase, protein MKAFNQLKTFQRILGEYPVDTPLSKFLPGFYRQNKQMGSSDRRIASRLIYNYFRLGQALINTSTEDRLFVAEFLCNTQVNSFLTHFKPDWALCVGFSLDEKLAMVKISYPDFKLEDVFPWTDQLSPSIDKQAFLKSFFYQPDLYIRILKGFEGQVKATLTKADIVFKEEGNQCLALPNGTRLDTLFPNQHWFEIQDFSSQQTAQFFKPNKWEHWWDACAASGGKSLLLHELQPDLKLVVSDIRESILANLDERFQQAGLRKYQKKLVDLTKNVDPELHDYEFDGIILDAPCSGSGTWSRTPEMIAQFQDFKIQSFKNLQQSIVRNVVKYLKPGKPLIYITCSAFKAENEDMVDFLSSEFGFKIEEQQILKGYGRKADTMFVARLCPPTP, encoded by the coding sequence ATGAAAGCCTTTAATCAGTTAAAAACTTTTCAGCGTATTTTGGGCGAATACCCGGTTGATACGCCATTGAGTAAGTTTTTGCCGGGCTTTTACCGCCAGAATAAGCAAATGGGCTCGTCGGACAGGCGCATAGCCAGCCGGTTAATTTATAATTATTTCCGCCTGGGGCAGGCTTTGATTAATACCAGCACCGAAGATCGTTTGTTTGTTGCCGAGTTTTTATGCAATACACAGGTTAACTCGTTTTTAACTCATTTTAAGCCCGATTGGGCACTGTGCGTGGGTTTTAGCCTGGACGAGAAGCTGGCCATGGTGAAGATAAGCTATCCTGATTTTAAGCTGGAAGATGTTTTCCCCTGGACGGATCAACTATCGCCATCTATTGATAAGCAGGCATTTTTAAAATCTTTTTTTTACCAGCCTGATCTCTATATCCGCATTTTAAAGGGCTTTGAAGGACAGGTGAAAGCTACCCTAACCAAAGCCGATATTGTTTTTAAGGAAGAAGGCAACCAATGTTTGGCCTTGCCTAACGGTACACGGTTAGATACCTTGTTTCCTAATCAGCATTGGTTTGAGATTCAGGATTTTTCGTCGCAACAAACTGCTCAGTTTTTTAAACCCAATAAGTGGGAACACTGGTGGGATGCCTGCGCGGCTTCGGGCGGAAAATCTCTTTTACTGCACGAACTGCAGCCCGATTTAAAGCTGGTGGTTTCGGATATCAGGGAATCTATCCTGGCCAACCTGGATGAACGTTTTCAACAAGCCGGTTTGCGCAAATACCAGAAAAAGTTAGTCGACCTCACCAAAAACGTCGATCCCGAACTGCACGACTACGAGTTTGACGGCATTATTTTAGATGCGCCATGCAGCGGATCGGGCACCTGGAGCCGTACACCCGAAATGATAGCGCAGTTTCAGGATTTTAAGATCCAGTCGTTTAAAAACCTGCAGCAAAGTATTGTGCGTAACGTGGTGAAATACCTCAAACCCGGCAAGCCCCTCATCTACATCACCTGCTCCGCTTTTAAAGCCGAGAACGAAGATATGGTTGATTTTTTAAGCTCCGAATTTGGTTTTAAAATAGAAGAGCAGCAAATATTAAAAGGCTATGGCCGCAAAGCGGATACTATGTTTGTAGCCCGGCTTTGCCCCCCAACCCCCTGA
- a CDS encoding sodium-translocating pyrophosphatase, with translation MDFLNNYLIYLIPVFGVVGIAVMLIKSAWVTKQDPGDGAMTELSGYIADGAMAFLRAEWKVLSYFVVIAVILLAYSGTTVQTSSWTIAISFIVGAFLSAFAGYLGMRIATKANVRTTQAAKTSLAKALQVSFTGGTVMGLGVAGIAILGLGSLFIILYQVYVVNVHGSVNGVEMQKALDILAGFSLGAESIALFARVGGGIYTKAADVGADLVGKVEAGIPEDDVRNPATIADNVGDNVGDVAGMGADLFGSYVATILATMVLGREIVSHDNFGGIAPILLPMLIAGLGLIFSIVGASFVKIKNETDSVQKALNMGNWISILLTAIAAFFAVRWLMPENMNIRGVDFTKSDVYLAIVVGLVVGTLMSIITEYYTAMGKRPVLGIVRQSSTGHATNIIAGLAVGMESTVLPILVLAAGIYGSFHFAGLYGVAIAAAGMMATTAMQLAIDAFGPIADNAGGIAEMSGLPPEVRERTDNLDAVGNTTAATGKGFAIASAALTSLALFAAFVGVAGIDHIDIYKADVLAGLFVGGMIPFIFSALAISAVGRAAMAMVEEVRRQFHEIPGIMEYKAKPEYEKCVAISTKASLREMMAPGLIALITPIIIGFIFGPEVLGGMLAGVTVSGVLMGIFQSNAGGAWDNAKKSFEKGVEINGEMYYKKSEPHKASVTGDTVGDPFKDTSGPSMNILIKLMSIVSLVIAPHLNKTHTIPVSTTQNPIKREIKAPLAANILYKLEKHQ, from the coding sequence ATGGATTTTTTAAACAATTACTTAATTTATTTAATTCCGGTATTCGGCGTGGTGGGCATAGCCGTGATGCTGATCAAATCTGCGTGGGTCACCAAACAAGACCCCGGCGATGGCGCCATGACCGAACTTTCGGGTTATATTGCTGATGGCGCCATGGCCTTTTTGCGTGCGGAGTGGAAAGTGCTCAGCTATTTTGTTGTTATTGCTGTAATATTGCTGGCCTACTCGGGCACCACGGTGCAAACGTCAAGCTGGACTATTGCCATATCATTTATTGTAGGTGCTTTTTTATCCGCCTTCGCGGGATACCTGGGCATGCGGATAGCCACCAAGGCCAACGTGCGTACCACCCAGGCCGCCAAAACAAGTTTGGCTAAGGCCTTACAGGTATCATTTACAGGCGGCACTGTAATGGGCTTAGGCGTAGCGGGGATAGCTATTTTAGGCTTAGGCTCTTTATTTATTATTTTATATCAAGTATATGTTGTTAATGTACATGGCAGCGTAAACGGCGTAGAAATGCAAAAGGCGCTGGATATACTGGCCGGATTTTCTTTAGGAGCCGAATCTATCGCGCTATTTGCCCGGGTAGGCGGCGGTATCTATACCAAAGCGGCCGATGTGGGTGCCGATCTGGTGGGCAAAGTAGAGGCAGGCATCCCTGAAGATGATGTACGCAACCCGGCTACCATTGCCGATAATGTTGGCGATAACGTGGGCGACGTAGCCGGTATGGGTGCCGACCTGTTCGGCTCGTACGTGGCTACCATTTTGGCTACCATGGTACTGGGGCGCGAAATTGTATCGCACGATAACTTTGGCGGCATAGCCCCTATCCTGCTGCCTATGCTGATAGCGGGCCTGGGTTTAATATTTTCTATCGTGGGCGCCTCCTTCGTCAAAATAAAAAACGAAACCGATAGCGTACAAAAAGCCCTCAATATGGGCAACTGGATCTCTATCCTGTTAACCGCCATCGCGGCGTTTTTTGCCGTGCGCTGGCTGATGCCCGAAAACATGAACATCCGCGGTGTTGATTTTACCAAGAGCGATGTTTACCTGGCCATTGTGGTAGGCCTGGTTGTGGGCACCTTAATGTCCATCATCACCGAGTACTATACAGCTATGGGTAAAAGGCCTGTTCTGGGTATTGTAAGGCAATCATCAACCGGGCATGCCACTAATATTATAGCGGGTCTGGCCGTGGGGATGGAATCAACCGTATTGCCAATTTTGGTATTGGCGGCCGGTATTTACGGCTCGTTCCATTTTGCCGGTTTATACGGCGTAGCCATTGCCGCTGCCGGGATGATGGCTACTACCGCCATGCAGTTAGCGATAGATGCCTTTGGGCCGATAGCGGATAACGCAGGCGGCATTGCCGAGATGAGCGGCTTACCACCCGAAGTGCGCGAACGTACCGATAACCTGGATGCCGTTGGCAATACCACCGCAGCTACGGGCAAGGGCTTCGCCATTGCATCGGCAGCGTTAACATCCCTGGCTTTATTCGCGGCCTTTGTAGGCGTGGCCGGTATCGATCATATCGACATTTATAAGGCCGATGTTTTAGCCGGTTTGTTTGTAGGCGGCATGATCCCCTTTATCTTTTCGGCCCTGGCTATATCGGCGGTGGGCCGGGCGGCCATGGCTATGGTTGAGGAAGTAAGGCGGCAATTTCATGAGATACCCGGCATTATGGAATATAAAGCCAAACCCGAATACGAAAAATGCGTGGCCATTTCAACCAAGGCCTCCCTTCGCGAAATGATGGCCCCGGGACTGATCGCCCTGATTACTCCTATAATTATCGGCTTCATATTCGGGCCCGAAGTTTTAGGCGGTATGCTGGCCGGTGTTACCGTATCGGGCGTGTTGATGGGCATTTTTCAAAGTAACGCGGGCGGCGCATGGGATAATGCCAAAAAATCATTCGAAAAAGGGGTTGAAATTAACGGTGAGATGTATTATAAAAAATCCGAGCCGCACAAGGCATCGGTTACAGGCGATACCGTAGGCGATCCTTTTAAAGATACTTCGGGCCCTTCGATGAACATTTTGATCAAATTAATGTCTATTGTATCGCTGGTAATAGCTCCCCATTTAAATAAAACCCATACAATACCTGTTTCAACTACGCAAAATCCCATTAAAAGGGAAATCAAAGCGCCTTTAGCGGCAAATATTCTGTATAAATTAGAAAAACATCAATAA
- a CDS encoding MarC family protein encodes MSEYFIFEPREILSVTLILFAIIDIVGTVPVIIELQRKAGYIAAEKASIAVLFLMIVFLFVGKELLGIIGIDIPSFAIAGSLVIFFIALEMILGHKFFKEDEDTTVTTSVSIVPLAFPLIAGAGTMTTLLSLKSQYQTQNIIVGIMLNTLFVYLVLKNTYRIEKILGKTGLEILRKAFGIILLAIAIKLFRSNTHL; translated from the coding sequence ATGAGTGAATATTTCATTTTCGAACCCCGGGAAATACTTTCTGTTACGTTAATCCTTTTCGCCATTATCGATATCGTAGGCACGGTACCTGTTATTATTGAGCTGCAACGCAAAGCAGGTTATATAGCTGCCGAAAAAGCATCGATAGCGGTATTGTTCCTGATGATCGTTTTTTTGTTTGTTGGCAAAGAATTACTGGGCATTATCGGTATCGATATTCCGTCGTTCGCCATCGCGGGATCGTTGGTGATCTTTTTTATCGCGCTCGAAATGATACTGGGGCATAAGTTTTTTAAAGAAGATGAAGATACCACCGTAACCACATCGGTATCCATCGTCCCCCTTGCTTTCCCGCTGATTGCCGGAGCCGGCACCATGACCACCCTGCTCTCACTAAAATCGCAATACCAAACACAGAACATCATTGTAGGCATTATGCTGAACACGTTGTTTGTTTACTTAGTACTCAAAAACACCTACCGTATTGAAAAGATATTAGGTAAAACCGGGCTGGAAATTTTACGCAAAGCTTTCGGGATCATCTTATTGGCTATCGCAATTAAGTTATTCAGGAGTAATACGCACCTTTAG
- the guaA gene encoding glutamine-hydrolyzing GMP synthase yields the protein MQEKIIILDFGSQFTQLIARRVRELNIYCEIYPFNHLPEFDPTVKGIILSGSPHSVRQDEPPHFDYQRFRDQYPILAVCYGAQYLAHFHGGEVQASSTREYGRANLQYIQPGNPLFKDVPSNSQVWMSHADTIVSLADDFEVIASTDTVRVAAYQVKNSKTYGIQFHPEVTHSIDGKQLLQNFLVDICGCVQEWTPDSFVETTIAALKEKLGDDKVVLGLSGGVDSSVAAVLLHHAIGKNLHCIFVDNGLLRKDEFQSVLDSYQHMGLNVKGVDAKQRFYDALNGLSDPELKRKAIGRVFIEVFDDEAHRIEDVKWLGQGTIYPDIIESVSVKGPSATIKSHHNVGGLPDFMKLKVVEPLNTLFKDEVRKVGRTLKIDENILGRHPFPGPGLAIRILGEVTPEKVQILQEADAIYINNLKSAGLYNKVWQAGTIFLPVQSVGVMGDERTYENVVCLRAVESLDGMTADWCHLPYDVLAKISNEIINNVKGINRVVYDISSKPPATIEWE from the coding sequence ATGCAAGAAAAAATCATCATTCTTGACTTCGGGTCGCAATTCACACAACTCATTGCCCGGAGAGTCAGAGAGCTCAACATTTACTGCGAAATTTATCCGTTTAACCACCTTCCGGAGTTTGATCCTACAGTAAAAGGTATCATCCTTTCGGGCAGCCCGCACTCGGTGCGTCAGGATGAACCGCCACATTTTGATTATCAGCGTTTCCGCGATCAGTATCCCATTTTAGCCGTATGCTATGGGGCACAATACCTGGCCCATTTTCATGGCGGCGAGGTGCAGGCTTCCAGCACCCGCGAGTATGGCCGCGCTAACCTGCAATACATTCAGCCCGGCAACCCCCTGTTTAAGGATGTGCCTTCCAATTCACAAGTATGGATGTCGCACGCGGATACCATCGTGAGCCTGGCCGACGATTTTGAAGTGATAGCCAGTACCGATACCGTGCGTGTTGCTGCTTACCAGGTTAAAAACTCAAAAACTTACGGTATCCAGTTTCACCCCGAGGTTACCCATAGTATTGATGGCAAGCAATTGCTCCAAAACTTTTTAGTGGATATCTGCGGATGCGTACAGGAATGGACACCCGACTCGTTTGTTGAAACTACCATAGCCGCCTTAAAAGAAAAATTGGGCGATGATAAGGTTGTATTAGGCTTATCAGGCGGCGTTGATTCTTCCGTCGCTGCGGTACTGTTGCACCATGCCATCGGTAAAAACCTGCATTGTATCTTTGTGGACAACGGCTTGCTGCGCAAGGACGAATTTCAATCCGTACTGGATTCGTACCAGCACATGGGCCTTAACGTAAAAGGTGTTGACGCCAAGCAGCGTTTTTATGACGCCTTGAACGGATTATCAGATCCTGAGTTAAAACGCAAAGCCATTGGCCGTGTGTTTATTGAGGTGTTTGACGATGAAGCCCACCGCATTGAGGATGTAAAATGGTTAGGCCAGGGTACCATTTACCCGGATATCATCGAGTCGGTATCGGTAAAAGGGCCGTCGGCTACTATTAAATCGCATCATAATGTAGGCGGACTGCCCGATTTTATGAAATTAAAGGTGGTGGAACCCTTAAATACTTTGTTTAAAGACGAAGTGCGTAAAGTGGGCCGCACCTTAAAAATAGACGAAAATATACTCGGAAGGCACCCTTTCCCCGGTCCGGGATTAGCCATCAGGATTTTAGGCGAGGTTACGCCAGAAAAGGTACAGATTTTGCAGGAAGCTGATGCCATCTACATTAATAATTTAAAATCAGCCGGTTTGTATAATAAAGTATGGCAGGCCGGTACCATTTTTCTGCCGGTACAATCGGTAGGGGTAATGGGCGATGAGCGTACCTACGAAAACGTGGTATGTTTAAGGGCTGTTGAATCATTAGACGGCATGACTGCCGACTGGTGCCATTTACCTTATGATGTGCTGGCGAAAATATCAAACGAGATCATCAACAATGTTAAAGGAATTAACCGCGTAGTTTATGATATCAGTTCGAAGCCACCGGCTACAATCGAGTGGGAATAA
- a CDS encoding glycoside hydrolase family 43 protein, with amino-acid sequence MLKAFYAFLLFLTLTIQVLAQSAKWGDQHNGTYANPILPGDFHDPDIIRVGADYYCISGTINLSPGMVILTSKDLVNWKIAGHAVDNLTQISAQYNYDKMQGASRGIWAGAIRYHDNKFYVYFTDPDYGIFVTSATKISGPWKPLIPLLNAPGWDDPCPFWDDNGQAYLVATNFADGYKIHLFKMDAGGERLLPGMDQLIHQGKGSEANKLYKIKNYYYHFYSEVTPEGRMPFMERSANIAGPYLEHRQLIHKADHEPNQGGLVQTEKGDWYFLTHHGVSQWDGRELSLLPVTWDKDWPVWGTSGKDGIGSMVWTAKKPGTDLTAEPIQASDDFGGKTLAPQWEWYYQPNNDKWSLTERPGYLRLYSSKALEPRVVTKIPNIITQRTLRLQHSIASVKFDMAHMTDGQIAAFCLLGKSPVTIGVIQSGNTRRLYFNAAGKTTDGQEIEIANVWFRATWDANGLAHFLYSTDGVNYDNFGEPFTITNFDNNLGARLAIYTVDENAGTGFLDVDWFHYNVEN; translated from the coding sequence ATGTTAAAGGCATTCTATGCGTTCCTATTATTTTTGACATTGACTATCCAGGTTTTAGCGCAAAGCGCAAAATGGGGCGATCAGCATAATGGTACCTACGCCAACCCTATCCTGCCCGGTGATTTTCACGACCCGGATATCATCCGCGTGGGCGCCGATTATTATTGTATCTCGGGCACCATAAACCTGTCGCCGGGCATGGTCATCTTAACTTCCAAAGATTTAGTGAACTGGAAAATTGCAGGCCATGCCGTTGACAATCTTACGCAGATAAGCGCTCAATATAATTACGATAAGATGCAGGGGGCCAGCCGGGGTATTTGGGCTGGAGCTATCCGCTACCACGATAATAAATTTTACGTTTATTTTACCGACCCCGACTACGGCATCTTTGTAACATCGGCTACCAAAATTTCGGGCCCCTGGAAACCTTTAATACCATTGCTCAATGCGCCCGGCTGGGATGATCCCTGCCCTTTTTGGGACGATAACGGACAGGCCTATCTGGTTGCCACCAATTTTGCCGATGGCTATAAAATTCATCTGTTTAAAATGGATGCAGGTGGAGAGCGTTTGTTACCGGGGATGGATCAGCTCATTCATCAGGGTAAAGGCAGCGAAGCCAATAAGCTCTATAAGATCAAAAATTATTACTATCACTTTTACAGCGAGGTTACCCCAGAGGGACGGATGCCATTTATGGAGCGGTCGGCCAACATCGCGGGGCCATACCTGGAACACCGGCAACTGATCCATAAGGCTGATCATGAACCTAACCAGGGTGGGCTTGTACAGACAGAAAAAGGCGACTGGTATTTTTTAACCCATCACGGCGTTTCGCAATGGGATGGCCGCGAATTAAGTTTGTTGCCAGTTACCTGGGATAAAGACTGGCCCGTTTGGGGCACATCGGGTAAAGATGGAATAGGCAGTATGGTGTGGACGGCAAAAAAGCCCGGTACAGATTTGACTGCCGAGCCCATACAAGCCAGCGACGATTTCGGCGGCAAAACTCTCGCGCCACAATGGGAGTGGTATTATCAACCCAATAACGATAAATGGTCGTTAACGGAGCGGCCCGGTTATTTGCGGCTTTATTCAAGTAAGGCACTTGAGCCCAGGGTAGTTACCAAAATACCCAACATCATCACGCAAAGAACCCTGCGTTTGCAGCATAGCATTGCCAGCGTTAAGTTTGATATGGCCCACATGACGGATGGGCAAATAGCGGCTTTTTGCTTGCTGGGTAAAAGCCCTGTTACCATAGGTGTAATACAATCGGGAAACACCAGGCGCTTATATTTTAATGCCGCAGGCAAAACCACAGACGGGCAGGAGATTGAAATTGCCAACGTATGGTTCCGTGCTACTTGGGATGCCAATGGCCTTGCCCATTTTTTATACAGCACCGATGGCGTTAACTACGATAACTTTGGCGAGCCATTTACCATAACCAATTTTGATAATAATTTAGGTGCCAGGCTGGCCATTTACACCGTTGATGAAAACGCCGGAACAGGTTTTTTAGATGTGGACTGGTTTCATTATAATGTGGAGAATTGA
- a CDS encoding tetratricopeptide repeat protein — MKLKITLFVLFLLSFSAARAQTVFDTYVDFNNAVYQGQTATAFTLADQIINSKEKLPAKSEVNFYQKLGRLYETQQQAAKAIMYYERVAAAEPNYYTAQRALGYLYMQRTNELGKKLNASAANKTAYLQNMAEYKKAVTKCLPYLEKAQACDPDDQTLNTIKSLYHAIGDDAGIKSLDGRLKQMSANCVSLLTN, encoded by the coding sequence ATGAAGTTAAAAATAACGCTTTTTGTTTTGTTCCTATTGAGTTTTTCGGCGGCCAGAGCCCAAACCGTTTTTGATACCTATGTTGATTTTAATAATGCGGTGTACCAAGGCCAGACCGCCACGGCTTTCACACTCGCCGATCAGATCATCAATAGCAAGGAAAAGCTGCCCGCAAAATCGGAAGTTAACTTTTACCAGAAACTCGGCCGCTTATACGAAACCCAGCAGCAGGCCGCCAAGGCTATTATGTATTACGAACGCGTAGCCGCTGCCGAACCCAATTATTACACCGCGCAACGGGCGCTTGGCTACCTGTATATGCAACGCACCAACGAGCTCGGCAAAAAGTTAAATGCCTCGGCTGCCAACAAGACGGCATATTTGCAAAACATGGCCGAGTATAAAAAGGCTGTGACCAAGTGCCTGCCGTACCTGGAAAAGGCGCAGGCCTGCGATCCGGACGATCAAACGCTCAACACCATTAAAAGCCTGTACCACGCCATTGGCGACGATGCCGGCATAAAATCGTTGGATGGGCGTTTAAAGCAAATGAGCGCCAATTGTGTATCGCTTTTA